CATGGCGAAGGTGCACCAGCTGCTGGTGACGCTGGAGATGGAGGGCGGCGCCCCCGCGGCGCAGGCCCATGGCGCCCCGGCGTCCCACGGCGCTCCCTCGGCTCCGGCTTCGAGCCCCGCACAGGCGGCGGCGCCCGCGGCCCCGGCTTCCGCCACGAAGGTGCTGGCCACGCCCGTCACGCGCCGCATGGCGCGCGAGCACGGCCTGGACCTGGCGGAGATCTCCGGCTCTGGCCCGCAGGGCCGCGTGACGAAGGCGGACGTGGTGGCGGCGCTGGAGGGTGGCACCGGCGCGCCGAAGAAGAACGAGGTCGCGGCTCCCGCGCCCCAGGCCGCGCGCCCGGCGGCGCCGCTGTCCGCGGGCAAGGGCGACGAGCGCGTCGCGCTGCGCGGCCTGCGCAAGAAGATCGCCGAGAAGATGGTGCGCTCGAAGTTCACGATGCCGCACTTCGCGTTCGTGGAGGAGGTGGACGCCACGGACCTGGTCGCGCTGCGCACGCGGCTCAACAGCCAGCTGGCGGCGGCCGGTGACGGCACGAAGCTGACCTACCTGCCGTTCATCGTGAAGGCGACCATCGCCGCGATGAAGAAGTTCCCGCACCTCAACGCGAACTTCGACGAGGCGACGCAGGAGCTGGTGGTGCGCGGCGAGTACAACATCGGCATCGCGGTGGCCACTCCGGACGGCCTCACGGTGGCGGTGGTGCGCAACGCGGACCAGCTCACGCTGGGCGAGCTGGCGAAGGAGATCACCCGCCTGAGCGTCGCGGCGCGCGACCGCAAGCTGAAGATGGAGGAGCTGACGGGCGGCACCTTCACCATCACGTCGCTGGGGCAGAGCGGCGGCCTGTTCGCCACGCCCATCCTGAACCACCCGGAGGTGGGCATCCTGGGCGTTCACAAGCTGAAGAAGCGCCCGGCGGTGAAGAACGACCAGGTCGTGGTCCGGGACATGATGAACCTGTCGCTGTCCTGCGACCACCGCGTCATCGACGGCGATGTCGCGGCGAGCTTCGTGTACGAGATCATCAAGTACCTGGAAGCGCCGGACCTGCTGTTCCTCGCGATGGCGTGAGGACACGCGTCGTGGGGCACTCCCGACCGCTCCTGCTCCGGGGGGCGGCCGGGAAGCGGGGGACCTCCGGAACAGCAACGTTGAAGGCGGGCATCCGCGATGGCCGACAATCCCCGTGAGTTGATCCGCGCCGCGCAGACCGCCGAGCTCCAGGGGGACCGCGCGCGAGCGGCGCAGTGTCTGGAGCAGGCCGCCGCGCTGTACCAGAAGTCCGGGCACACCTCGCGCGCCTCGCAGTTGTTGCGGCAGGCGCGCCAGATGAAGGCCCGCGCCCCGGACGTCAGCCCGGCCTTCACCGCGGCGATGACGGGCAACAAGGACGCGGTGGCCTTCCGCGCGGTGAGCTGGGGCGACGCCGTCTCCGACGCGTTCAACGACAAGGCGGACGCCGTGGCGCACACGCTGGACGACTCCACCGGCTCGGAGCTGCCCACCGAACCCGGCCTGCCCCGGCTCGCTGGAAGGATCGCCGCCATCGGTGCGCCGTCCCCGGCCGAGGCCCTCACTCCGCATCAGGGGACCGCCGCTGCGAGCCCAGCCGCCGTTCCCGAGGGAACCGCTGGTAGCGATGCCGGTGGCCCGCGAGCTTCGTTCGAAGACGCGGAGGCCACCGCTTCTGGCGGGGGGCCGCGTTCGGCTGCGAATCGCGATGCTTCGCCGCCGTCAGCGGAGGGAGCCGCCTCGGCTGAGTCGCGGCCCCTGTCCGGTCGGACGCAGGCCGTCAGTCCGAGCGGCCAGCGCAATGCCCCTGACGACGACGTCGTCGTCCCGGGCGGAATGCTCCTGCCTCCGGAAGAGGACGAGCTCGATCCCGCGACCGGCCTGCTGCGCGCCTCGGGCGCCGAGGACCCCGTCGTTCCCGGAGGCCTCCTGCGGCCGCCGGACGAGGACACCTCGCCCGTGCACGCCGAGCCTACGCGGAGCCGTCGGCGCGAGAAGCGCATCATCGAGCGGGGCCCGACCCGCGCGGACCCGGCCCTGGACGCATGGTGCTCGTTCTGCTGCCGGCCCCGAGGCGAGGTCGGCGACCTGGTGGCGGGCCCGGCGGGCGCGTTCATCTGCAAGGGCTGCCTGGGCGAATCCCAGGGCCTGCTGGGCGACGTCGTCGCTCCGTCTCCCGTGCGCAAGCCGGTGGTGGAGGAGCCGCGCGCGGGGGCCGTGGAGATGGTGGGCCACGACGAGGTGAAGACCCTGCTGGAGCGCACGGTCCAGGCGGGCGCGCGCTGCCTGCTGCTCGTGGGCCCGGAGGGCTGCGGCAAGAGCCTCTTCTTCCAGACGCTCCAGCGGCGCGGCCAGGGCGTGCTCGCGTCCGTGGACGCACTGGAGTCCACCCCGGGCACGGAGCCGCTCCTCGTGGAGGACGTGGACCGCCTGGAGCCCCGGGCCCAGGCCGCGTTGACGGCGTTCCTCGCGAACCGCCCGGCGCGCGCGGTGGTGATGAGTGCTCGTGGCGCCGTGTCATCGCTGGGCCTGTGGGTGCGAGGGGAGGGCGGCAGCCTGCCCGTCCCCACCACCGCGGGCATGATTGAAGCCGTGCAGGGCACCGTGCCGGTGTCCCTCCTGGAGCGCGTGCAGGTGCTGCTCCCGGTGCGCCGCCCGACAGTGCCGGAGCTGGTCGAAGTGGCCCGCCGCACCCTGGCCCTGCGCCAGCCGGCGGTCACCCTGACGGACGAAGTCCTGGGGGCGTTCGCCGCCGAAGCGGTCCGCTCTCCACGCGCGGGGCATGAGCTCCAGGCGCTCCTGTCGCGCGTCTACGCGGGCAGCTGGAGCCTGGAAGCGGCCCAGACGCCCGCCGCGCCATCCCACAACCCACGAGGGGGGCGAAAGGGATCACCATGAACACGCTCACCGTCTTCCGCCTGGGCCGGGTGGAGTACGAGGACGGACTGAAGCTGATGCACCTGTTCGGCGAGGCCCGTCTTCAGGAGCGCATCGGGGACTCGCTGCTGCTGCTGGAGCACCCGCCCGTCCTCACGCTGGGCCGCGCCGCGAAGCGCGAGAACATCACCGCCACGGACGCGCGCCTCGCGGAAGAGGGCGTGGAGGTGTTCGACACCAACCGCGGCGGCGACGTCACCTACCACGGCCCCGGACAGGTGGTGGGCTACCCCATCCTCCTGTTGCCACCGGAGCGCCGCGACGTGCGCCGCTATGTGCGCGACGTGGAGCGCGGCCTCATCCAGACGCTCGCGACCTTCGGTCTCACCGCCGGCGCCATCCCCAAGTGGCCGGGCGTGTGGCTGGGCCAGGAGGGCTCGCAGGACGCGCGGAAGATTGGCGCCATTGGCGTGCACCTGTCGCGCTGGCTCACCACGCACGGCTTCGCGCTCAACGTGAACACGAACCTGGAGCACTTCCAGCACATCGTCCCGTGCGGCATCCGCGAAGCGGGCGTCACGTCCATGCAGCGCGAGCTGGGCCACCCCGTGTCCGTCCCGGACGTGGAGGAGGTACTCGCGCGCGAGTTCACCCAGGTCTTCGATGCCCAACGCGTGGACGGCACGGTGGACCTGCGCACGGTGAGCGTCGCCGTGATGCACGGCCGGGGGCCCGAGGCTCGCGTGCTGCTCCTGCGCCGGACGCCGGAGCGCGGTGGCTTCTGGCAGACGGTGACGGGGCGCCTGGAGCCGGGCGAGTCCCCCGTGGAGGCCGCCCGCCGCGAGGTGACGGAGGAGACGGGCCTCCGGCTCCCCGTGGTGGACCTGGCCTACCGCCACGCGTTCGCGCTGGGGGAAGTGCTGCCGCCGAAGCTGGTGGAGGAGCACGGCTTCGCGGTGCACGCCGCGCCGGACACCCAGGTGCGCCTGGGCCCGGAGCACGACGCCTTCGAGTGGGTGGACGTGCCCACGGCGCTCGCGCGGCTGCCCTTCCGGGGCCTGCGCGAGACGGTGACCCGGGCGCTCAAGACGCCCGGGCCGTGACAGCCTCTACAGCTTGATGACCATCGCCTCTTTCGCGGCGATGGCGTCCTTGCGGTGCTTGCGCACCTCGCGCAGCAGCTTGTCCATGCTCGCGTCGTCGCGGCCCGGGTCGTGGTGGAAGAGCACCAGCTGCTTCACCCCACTGGCGTCCGCCGCGCGCACCGCCGCTTCCCAGGTGGAGTGGCCCCAGCCCGTGCGGACCCGGTACTCGTCCTCCGTGTACATGGAGTCGTAGATCAGCGCGTCCGCGCCCCGCGCGAAGTCGAAGAGCTTCGCGTCCAGCGCCGTGCCGTGCTCCACGTCCGTCGCGTACACCAGCGAGCGCCCGCCGAAGTCCACCCGGTAGCCCACGTTGCCGCCGGGATGGTTCAGCTCCAGCGTGCGCACCGTGGCCTTGCCCACCGGGATGTCCTCGCCCACCACCACGTCCCGGTACGCCAGGCGCGTGCGGAACACCTCCTCCGCCGTCACCGGGAAGTAGGGGTGCACCATCTGCCCGGCCAGGATCTGCTTGAGCGACTTGCCGTCCCGAGGTGACCCGTACAGCGTCACGTCGTTCGCCGGAGAGAACATCGGCGAGAAGAACGGCAGGCCCTGCAGGTGGTCGTAGTGGTAGTGCGAGATGAAGATGGACGCCTTGACGGGCTTTCGCGTCGCCACCAGCGCATCTCCCAGCCCGCGCGCTCCAGAGCCCAGGTCGAAGATGAGCAGCTCATCTCCACAGCGGACCTCCACGCACGGCGTGTTGCCGCCGTAGCGCTTCGTCGCCGGACCTGGCGCGGGGATGGAACCGCGCACCCCCCAGAAGCGCACCTCGAAGCGCGCGGTGCTCCGCCGGGCCGGGCGCTCAGCCGGCCTTGGCTTCCGTGTCGTCGTCCTCCGCGAAGAGCTCAATCAGGTGCCCCGTACGCTCGCGCTTCGTCTTCAAATAGTCGACGTTATGCGGATTGTGCTCGGTCCGGGAAGGGATTCGGCGCCGAACCGCAACGCCTTCCTCCACCAGCCCGGCGATCTTCAGCGGATTGTTGGTGATCAGGTCCACCGACCGCACATCCAACGACCGCAGCATTTCCGCAGCGATGTCGTACGAGCGCAAGTCATCCGCGAAGCCCAGCTGGCGATTGGCCTCGTAGGTGTCCAGGCCCTTGGACTGCAGGGCGTAGGCCTTGATCTTGTTGCCCAGGCCGATACCCCGGCCCTCCTGGCGCAGGTAGAGCACCACGCCCAGTCCGTTCTGGGTCACGAAGTCCAGCGCCCGGTCCAGCTGCTCGCGGCAGTCGCACTTGAGGCTGCCGAAGACTTCGCTCGTGAGGCACTCGGAGTGGATGCGCACCGGCACCCCCTCCAGCCCCTTGGGCTCGCCCACCACCAGCGCCACGTGCTCGCGGCCGTTCCGCTTGTCGCGGAAGACGATGGTCTTCAGCACCCCGCGGGCCGTGGGCACGTCCGCCTCCGAGTACCGCTCCAGGTGCTGGGTCGGCTTTCGGGTCGGCAGGACCTGGGGTGAGCGCGTGTCGGACATGGTAGGTCGTCTCCCAGAGGGGGGCCGTTACTTCTCGCCCCCCTGGATGCAAGTCAAGGTGACACCCCGATGGGTGTGGTGAAACCCGCCTGTTTGGATGCGGCGGACGTGGACTGCGTTGCTCAAGCGACCCACGAGAGGGGGAGCAGCTCCACATGGGAGCCATCAGCCAGGCTGTTGGTTTCTCGGGGGAAGTGAAGCAAATGTGTGGCTGCCGCAGCTGAACGCAGGGCACCCGACGTCTGAGTCCCCAGGGGTTTTGCCCACAGCTCGCCCGCCCGCCAGGTGGCCGTGACGCGCACAAAGTGAGCAAGCCCCGGGGCCTTGGAGAGCCGTCCCTCCAGGCGGCCGGCGACGCGGGGTGGCTCCACGTCCGAGTGCCCCAGGAGCCGGCGCAGGGCGGGGCGCACGAAGAGCTCGAAGGTCACCAGGGAGGACGTGGGGTTGCCGGGCAGGCCCATGAACAGGGTGGAGCCGCGCTGGCCCACCACCAGCGGCTTGCCGGGCTTGATGGCCACGCGCCAGAAGCGCTGCTCCACGCCCAGGGCCCCCAGGGCGTCCTTCACGAAGTCGTGGTCGCCCACGGAGACGCCGGCGCTGGTGAGCACCACGTCGAAGCCCTCGGCGCGCGCCAGGGCCTCCTGGACGGCCTGGCGCGTGTCCCGGGCGATGCCCAGGAGCGTGGGCACGCCGCCCGCGCGCCGCACCGCCAGGGCCAGGGCGGGGGCGTTGATGTCCACGATGCCGTCGCCGGGGGGCTCGTCCACGCGGCACAGCTCGTCGCCGGTGGACAGCACCGCCACGCGCGGCCGGCGGGGCACCGGCACCGTGCCCTGGCCCTGCGCCCACAGGAGCCCCAGCTCCGGGATGCCCAGGGGCGTGCCGCGCCGCAGCAAGACGTCGCCTTCCTTCGCGTCCTCGCCCCGGGGGCGAACGAAGTTCCCCGGCCCCACGGCCTCCAGGAGCTCCACGGCGTCCGGTTCGCCCGGAACGGGGCGGGTGCGCTCGCGCATCACCACCGCGTCCGCGCCGGGGGGCAGGGGGGCCCCGGTCATGATTCGAGCGCACGTGCCGGGGACGACCTCCCGGGTGGGGCGCCTGCCGGCGAACACCGTCTCGCCCACCGTCAGCCGCACGGGCAGGGGGCCCGCCAGGTCCCGGGCCTGGACCGCGAAGCCGTCCATGGCGGAGTTGTCCCAGGGGGGCAGGGTGCGGCGGGCGGGGACGTCCTCGGCCAGCGCGCGGCCCAGGGCGTCATCCCCGGGCACCCACTCGGTGGCCAGCGGCGTGCACAGCCCGAGGATCCGCGCTCGGGCCTCCTCCACCGGCAGCAATTCGGGGGTGTCACTCATGCTGTTTTCCCACCCAAAGTCCGTGGGAAAATCAAGTGTTAGTTTGACAGCCCAGCTGATCATCGTTACAAGCAATCGTGATCGCGAGGCTCGCGTCCAACAGCAGGGGCGTCCCGCCAACCCGTTGATAGCACACGGGAAATTTCCAAGGAGACAGCGTCGATGGCCAAGCCCAAGTCCGGGGCGAAGAAGCCGACTCCCGCTGCAAAAGCCGGTGCGAAGCCTGCCGCGAAGAAGGACAACGCGGCCCGCCTGGATCTGATCAGGAACGCCTCGAAGAAGGTGGCGACGGCCGCGACGAAGGTCGTCAAGGCGGTGGCTGAAGGGGCGAAGGGAAAGGTCGCGGCGGCGAAGAAGGCGGTGGCGGAGAAGGTGGAGAAGGCCCCCGCGGCCGCCAAGAAGGCGGCGGCCAAGGCCGCTCCCCCTGCTCCCACGACGCCTCCCGCGAAGGCCGGCAAAACCGCGCCCGCCGCGAAGACCGCGCCCGCCGCCCCTCCCGGGAAGAAGGGTGCCGGGAAGGCGGGAGGCAAGGCCCCGTCGGTCGTCCCCGCCGGTCCTCCCGTGGAGAAGCCGCGTCCGCGCGCGACGAAGCTTCCGCCCGTGGGCGAGCCGCTCACGAAGCGTGAGATGGAGCAGCTGCTCACCGCCGGCGAGGGCCGCGGCGTGACGGGCGAGGGCAGCCTCAAGGGCCGGCTCGTCCTCAGCGGCGAGATGCCCCACCTGGTCGTCGTGGGCCGCGACAAGCGCGAGCTGACGTTCCTGTTGCAGGGACCGGATCAGGAAGTGCTGCCGGCCTACGTGGACCACAAGGTCTCCGTGAGCGGCCTCATCAAGAAGACGACCAACCACAGCGGCGTGGTGGAGGTACGCAAGTACTCCGCCAAGAAGCCCGAGGTGGAAGAGGTCGCGCCGGCTCCGTCGGATTCAGAGCCGAAGCTGCGCTACCTGTCGCCCGGCGAGGTCTCCATGGCCGTCGCCGCGGGCATGGGCGCCGGCATCAAGGGCTTCGCCAGCATCCGGGGCAACCTGGAGATGATGGGCGAGGACTTCGTGCTCGTCGTGTCCAACGGCGGCACGCGCCAGCAGGTGTCCTTCGCCATCGAGGGCAAGGCCGCGGTGAAGAGCCTGCGCAAGCACGTGGGGCAGACGCTCCAGGTGACGGGCGTGGTGGACAAGACGTCCGGCTGGGGTGGCCGCATCACCGCGGAGACGGTGGAGCCGCGTCCGTCCGAGGCGCGCTCGGTGTCTCGCGACGAGATGGAGCTGGTGCACATCGAGGGCGAGGTGCCCACGTCCGTGGACGTGAAGCTCAACCACGGCCTCACGGTGCGCCTGCAGGAGCAGCCCGGCGCCACCTGGGCCATCGAGCCGACGCTGGCCAAGCGCGTGGGTCTGCGCGAGGCCAACTTCGAGCAGGGCGCCGCCGGCGGCCCCGCCACCCGCGAGTTCTTCTTCACGCCGCGCAACCCCGGCAACTTCGAAGTGGAGTTCTTCCTCGCCAAGGCGTTCACGCCGGGTGTGGTGGAGCGCTCCTTCAAGATCAGCGTCACCGTCAAGCCCTGACGGCTTGGGCGCACGGGCCCTCCCTGGACCGCA
The sequence above is a segment of the Corallococcus exiguus genome. Coding sequences within it:
- a CDS encoding dihydrolipoamide acetyltransferase family protein, which encodes MATFEFKLPDLGEGVTEGELVKWHVKEGDLVKEDQVLAEVMTDKATVTVPTPHAGRVVKTHGREGDMAKVHQLLVTLEMEGGAPAAQAHGAPASHGAPSAPASSPAQAAAPAAPASATKVLATPVTRRMAREHGLDLAEISGSGPQGRVTKADVVAALEGGTGAPKKNEVAAPAPQAARPAAPLSAGKGDERVALRGLRKKIAEKMVRSKFTMPHFAFVEEVDATDLVALRTRLNSQLAAAGDGTKLTYLPFIVKATIAAMKKFPHLNANFDEATQELVVRGEYNIGIAVATPDGLTVAVVRNADQLTLGELAKEITRLSVAARDRKLKMEELTGGTFTITSLGQSGGLFATPILNHPEVGILGVHKLKKRPAVKNDQVVVRDMMNLSLSCDHRVIDGDVAASFVYEIIKYLEAPDLLFLAMA
- a CDS encoding ClpX C4-type zinc finger protein, with protein sequence MADNPRELIRAAQTAELQGDRARAAQCLEQAAALYQKSGHTSRASQLLRQARQMKARAPDVSPAFTAAMTGNKDAVAFRAVSWGDAVSDAFNDKADAVAHTLDDSTGSELPTEPGLPRLAGRIAAIGAPSPAEALTPHQGTAAASPAAVPEGTAGSDAGGPRASFEDAEATASGGGPRSAANRDASPPSAEGAASAESRPLSGRTQAVSPSGQRNAPDDDVVVPGGMLLPPEEDELDPATGLLRASGAEDPVVPGGLLRPPDEDTSPVHAEPTRSRRREKRIIERGPTRADPALDAWCSFCCRPRGEVGDLVAGPAGAFICKGCLGESQGLLGDVVAPSPVRKPVVEEPRAGAVEMVGHDEVKTLLERTVQAGARCLLLVGPEGCGKSLFFQTLQRRGQGVLASVDALESTPGTEPLLVEDVDRLEPRAQAALTAFLANRPARAVVMSARGAVSSLGLWVRGEGGSLPVPTTAGMIEAVQGTVPVSLLERVQVLLPVRRPTVPELVEVARRTLALRQPAVTLTDEVLGAFAAEAVRSPRAGHELQALLSRVYAGSWSLEAAQTPAAPSHNPRGGRKGSP
- the lipB gene encoding lipoyl(octanoyl) transferase LipB, translated to MNTLTVFRLGRVEYEDGLKLMHLFGEARLQERIGDSLLLLEHPPVLTLGRAAKRENITATDARLAEEGVEVFDTNRGGDVTYHGPGQVVGYPILLLPPERRDVRRYVRDVERGLIQTLATFGLTAGAIPKWPGVWLGQEGSQDARKIGAIGVHLSRWLTTHGFALNVNTNLEHFQHIVPCGIREAGVTSMQRELGHPVSVPDVEEVLAREFTQVFDAQRVDGTVDLRTVSVAVMHGRGPEARVLLLRRTPERGGFWQTVTGRLEPGESPVEAARREVTEETGLRLPVVDLAYRHAFALGEVLPPKLVEEHGFAVHAAPDTQVRLGPEHDAFEWVDVPTALARLPFRGLRETVTRALKTPGP
- a CDS encoding MBL fold metallo-hydrolase, encoding MRFWGVRGSIPAPGPATKRYGGNTPCVEVRCGDELLIFDLGSGARGLGDALVATRKPVKASIFISHYHYDHLQGLPFFSPMFSPANDVTLYGSPRDGKSLKQILAGQMVHPYFPVTAEEVFRTRLAYRDVVVGEDIPVGKATVRTLELNHPGGNVGYRVDFGGRSLVYATDVEHGTALDAKLFDFARGADALIYDSMYTEDEYRVRTGWGHSTWEAAVRAADASGVKQLVLFHHDPGRDDASMDKLLREVRKHRKDAIAAKEAMVIKL
- the ribA gene encoding GTP cyclohydrolase II, coding for MSDTRSPQVLPTRKPTQHLERYSEADVPTARGVLKTIVFRDKRNGREHVALVVGEPKGLEGVPVRIHSECLTSEVFGSLKCDCREQLDRALDFVTQNGLGVVLYLRQEGRGIGLGNKIKAYALQSKGLDTYEANRQLGFADDLRSYDIAAEMLRSLDVRSVDLITNNPLKIAGLVEEGVAVRRRIPSRTEHNPHNVDYLKTKRERTGHLIELFAEDDDTEAKAG
- a CDS encoding molybdopterin molybdotransferase MoeA; translation: MSDTPELLPVEEARARILGLCTPLATEWVPGDDALGRALAEDVPARRTLPPWDNSAMDGFAVQARDLAGPLPVRLTVGETVFAGRRPTREVVPGTCARIMTGAPLPPGADAVVMRERTRPVPGEPDAVELLEAVGPGNFVRPRGEDAKEGDVLLRRGTPLGIPELGLLWAQGQGTVPVPRRPRVAVLSTGDELCRVDEPPGDGIVDINAPALALAVRRAGGVPTLLGIARDTRQAVQEALARAEGFDVVLTSAGVSVGDHDFVKDALGALGVEQRFWRVAIKPGKPLVVGQRGSTLFMGLPGNPTSSLVTFELFVRPALRRLLGHSDVEPPRVAGRLEGRLSKAPGLAHFVRVTATWRAGELWAKPLGTQTSGALRSAAAATHLLHFPRETNSLADGSHVELLPLSWVA
- a CDS encoding protease inhibitor I42 family protein, coding for MAKPKSGAKKPTPAAKAGAKPAAKKDNAARLDLIRNASKKVATAATKVVKAVAEGAKGKVAAAKKAVAEKVEKAPAAAKKAAAKAAPPAPTTPPAKAGKTAPAAKTAPAAPPGKKGAGKAGGKAPSVVPAGPPVEKPRPRATKLPPVGEPLTKREMEQLLTAGEGRGVTGEGSLKGRLVLSGEMPHLVVVGRDKRELTFLLQGPDQEVLPAYVDHKVSVSGLIKKTTNHSGVVEVRKYSAKKPEVEEVAPAPSDSEPKLRYLSPGEVSMAVAAGMGAGIKGFASIRGNLEMMGEDFVLVVSNGGTRQQVSFAIEGKAAVKSLRKHVGQTLQVTGVVDKTSGWGGRITAETVEPRPSEARSVSRDEMELVHIEGEVPTSVDVKLNHGLTVRLQEQPGATWAIEPTLAKRVGLREANFEQGAAGGPATREFFFTPRNPGNFEVEFFLAKAFTPGVVERSFKISVTVKP